ACCAATCTGCATACTTCCTGGAACATGAATATGGATACGGACTTTACTTATTCGTATTCCCAGCGGCTTACCGATATAAGCTATGACTTTTATGGAGGGGTGTTAAACAGCAGGCTTGACGGGCGTCTTAATCTGAGAATTGAAAGTTTTTTCTCCACCACCTTTTCAAGCGGTTATGATTTCAGGAATTATTATAACGATCCCAGATTAAACTTCAGTAATATTCTCAATTCTATAAATGTTTTTGTTTCTGAAGATTTCAATGCTTCCTCTTTTTTACAATATAGTATAGTCGACAGTACGGTAAAATCCGCTGATGTTTTTGCTAATTATGGTAAACCCACCGGGACGAAAATAACATTTGGTATTAATTATTTGAATCGTGCTCCCTCCTATGCTGATTTCCTATATCTTTCCGGTTCTCTTGCGATGGATTTAGGAAAGGACATTCGTATAGAATATGGAGCTCGCTTTGATACTGTGGCAAATGAAGTTAAGGAACAGCATGCTGCGATTTCTACAAATCTTACGGATTGCTGGTATTTAGACATAAATTACTCAAAAACCTATGGTATATATACTAATGAATCTGTTGGCTTTACTCTTCAGCTTAGAGCCTATAAAGAATCTATTCTTGATAAAAAGCTTTCCCCGGGGGACTTCAAGTACTGACCTATGACAAAATATATCATTAGACGACTGCTTCTTTCCATCCCGGTATTATTTGGTATTACGGTAATTACATTTGTAATTATTCATATTACACCCGGCGGGCCTACAGCGCTTCAAAGTAATATGAACGCAAAAATTTCTGCGGATTCCGTGGCAAAGCTCAGGGCGCTTTACGATCTCGATAAACCTTTATCTGTTCAGTATGTGAAATGGCTGTGGCGTGTAGTCCGGCTGGATTTTGGTGAATCCTTTATTGATAACCGTCAGGTTATAGATAAGATCCTGGAAAGAATCCCTAACACATTACTGTTAACCGTTTTGTCGATGTGTGTGATATTTGTTGTTGCTATTCCTATTGGTATTTATTCAGCTATAAAACAAAACGGGTATTTTGATAAAATATTTTCAATTGGAACATTCCTGGGTTACTCCATCCCTACGTTCTGGCTGGCGCTCCTATTAATGTCGTATTTTGGGAATTATCTCAAACTCTTGCCTGTATCAGGTATGAGATCATCCGATGCTGAAAGTTTTCCGGTATATCTTCAGATATTTGACCGTTTATGGCATCTTGTGCTCCCTGTATTTGTGAGTGCTTTCGGCGGGGTTGCAAGTATATCCCGTTATACAAAATCCAGTATGCTGGAGGTTGTCCGTCAGGATTATATCAGAACTGCCAGAGCTAAAGGGTTGTCGGAAAACAAAGTAATATTTAAACATGCTTTTAGAAATGCGCTTTTACCTATTGTCACAATACTCGGGCTATCCTTACCCGGACTTATCGGCGGTGGTTTTATATTTGAAACGATATTTTCCTGGCCCGGAATGGGACGTTTGGCTTATGAGTCATTTTTCAATTTTGATTACACGGTTATTATGGGAGTAGTTATTTTTGCAGCAATATTAACATTAATAGGCAATATTATTGCTGATATTACCTATGCATTGGTAGATCCGAGGATTAGATATCAATGAAAGATCAAATATTACATAAAGGACAAAAGGTGTTGGGAAAGCTAATTCGTAATAAACTTGCATTTTTAGGAGCTTTTGTAATATTTGTACTGAGTTTTCTATCGGTTTTTGCTCCCATGATTGCACCTTTTAATCCTGAAGATCAAAACATTGAAGAAAGGCTTTTAGCGCCGAATTCAAAGCATATATGCGGGACAGATGAAC
The window above is part of the Candidatus Firestonebacteria bacterium RIFOXYD2_FULL_39_29 genome. Proteins encoded here:
- a CDS encoding diguanylate cyclase produces the protein MTKYIIRRLLLSIPVLFGITVITFVIIHITPGGPTALQSNMNAKISADSVAKLRALYDLDKPLSVQYVKWLWRVVRLDFGESFIDNRQVIDKILERIPNTLLLTVLSMCVIFVVAIPIGIYSAIKQNGYFDKIFSIGTFLGYSIPTFWLALLLMSYFGNYLKLLPVSGMRSSDAESFPVYLQIFDRLWHLVLPVFVSAFGGVASISRYTKSSMLEVVRQDYIRTARAKGLSENKVIFKHAFRNALLPIVTILGLSLPGLIGGGFIFETIFSWPGMGRLAYESFFNFDYTVIMGVVIFAAILTLIGNIIADITYALVDPRIRYQ